TCAGTGCttattttatagagttaaatgtATTTGATTTAGAGGCAGAgttaaaattttgagtttatgaattctgaattttaaaacaagataattttttagattttggctaaattatttgtatataataaataaataatttaatatacatACCTGAGTTGAATCaaatttattaaattctttTGAATCCGTAATCGAAATCATAGCTCCACTCCTGATTTGACCAAACTTTTAAGGGGAGTGTTTGAGTAGTAGTAGAAGCTATTCTTGTCACTACTCAAATCTGACACTAAGTTGTGATATGGTACCTGATAATCTACTATTCATGAGGCCAATACTAAAAAGTCTAATTTCCAAAGATCCAATAGATTAGTAATTTCTATGGCTGCGTCCATTATAAGTATTAAGTTCAATATGAAATTACATGACATGACCAACATGGTGGCTTGAGGTTGTAGGTGAATTGAGACTGTTAATTGTTATGGCATGCTTTAAAGATTCTAGAGTCAAAAGCAAAAATctaaaatattcaaatcaattaattcaaaatcaaacttaaaaaaattcaatcaaatccaaactcatttaaattaaatttggatTGCAATTTCTTTCATTGAAAAAATTAAGTAGACAAACCTAAATTTTATATCCAATCCGAATTGCCCTAGCCACAATAGTGGAACTTATTGGTGAATCTAAAAATTCTGGAAGGAGAAAATTAGCAGCAAACATAGACTGGTAGTTGTTGCATATGTACTCAAACAAATGCCACCTTCTGATTGGTGAGCTATCAAGTGTGACATTAAATCATCCTATTCGTTTGGAAAATGAAAGCTATATTTCTCCAGCATGAGCTAATGCATGCATCTAATAGGAAGATATAATGCATAAACACAATCTTTAACTTGGTTTCAtctaatatttatatttgtataaatgaaaatttaaacttgtataaaattgagtAGGTAGATACACACGTCTTACGTGACATATACAAATCAATTCGAGTGTATCTCACACGAATTGCCACATAAGACGTGTGagtctacttgttcaactttatccaagtttaagtgtctacttgtgcacacccaaagttgGAGGTCATAGATGTCAGTTGAGGCTAAGTTAAAGGGcacgtttatgtattatgcctaataGAAATGATCcagaatttgaagtttatggattcttatcATGATTTCAAACTAGTATACAATAATAGTTGAATTCATAGTCAATTTTTTATAAACATTTAGTGAATATTTTAATACGTAGATTAAGTTTGAGCAAAAGCTATTTCCAACACGTAACCTGCAGGATCCGCCTCTGAATTAAAGTTTGAGCAAAAGCTATTTCCAACACGTAATCTGCAGGATCCACCTCTGAATTATAGTTTACTCTACTAGCTAAATTAGAGGAAGATTCTAGTGGTGAATATAATGTATATAATTCAAAGTATAGTGATTCGACTAATTAGAATTCGCATTGCCACACAAAAGAGGAAGCACTATTACAAAAAGTTTCTTTATTTCTAGTACTCATATTTTCGAGACCTTTGATTAATGGTGAGTCTGGGTGCAGAGCTGAAGATAGCAGTGGTGAAGATATGGGTTGTTGTCTTACGTCCATAGTTATTCAGATTTGCAATAAAGGTGGCAGATTACATAAGGGGAGCCATGTCTAAGATTGCCAGAATGAATTCTTCTCTCCACTCTGTTTATGGTAATCACCAAAATGTTCTTATGCATGTATATTACTAGTATACCTTGTATATTCCTTCTAATTAGGTGTATGTACAACAATGATTGTGCCTCAATACATATTATGTATCAAATAAGTATTTTAGGTTGGAAacctttttttaagaaaatacatattttttcagtatgtgattggatacaaaatatattataaatgtaaATTACTATAGGTATAGAATAAGTGATAACTACGAGACTGGAGCCAAagggtaatttttttttttgtaaaaatttcaaaacgACGATTGATTTTAGGATGTAACCAAAAGGGTAAAAACACACCCTAGCGTGCGGCTTTCACTTTTTTAGTTGACGGAGTTAGTCaactattaaagtatgtgactAACAAGTCGCACGACAGGATGCGACTTACAAGTCGCACCACAGCATGCGACTTACAAGTCACACCACAACATGCGACTTCCTTTAGATCGTGGGCCCAAGTGCCTCttcccacccccaccccccacaCCATTCCAACCCCCACCACGTTGCCCATCCCCAACCCAAAAATcctttttataatataggtgTTACATTTTTTATAAAGGGAGAAATTGTGTACATGAAAGGTTGTGAATAAATGTGAATAAATGGTAGAAGCTAAAGGTTTAACAATTGAAGTCATCAAGAAGTGGAAAATGATAAGTTGTAACATCTAACCATGCATTTGAAATAGTTTAATTGCCgttattgatttaattttaaaagttagtaaaagtatttttaatttataaaaaatgtaacacctaaattataaaaaagatttttgggTTGGGGGTGGGCAACGGGGTGGGGGTTGGGATGGTGTGGGGGGTTGGGTGGGGTGGGAAGAGGCGCTTGGGCCCAAGATTTAAAGAAAGTCGCATGCTGTGGTGCGACTTGTAAGTCGCATCCTGCTATGCGACTTACTTTAACGGTTGACTGACTCCATCaactaaaaaagtaaaaatcgCACGCCAGTGTTTGTTTTTACCCTTTTGATTACATCCTAAAATCAATCTccgttttaaaatttttgattaCCCTTTCGGCTCTGGACTCATCATTTGTCACTACTTTGACATTTAACAAGAACTCAAATCACCCCCCACCCCCTTTGAGACGTAACAAGTATTTGGGACAAAGAGAATAAATATCATTTGTCACTACCTTGATATTTAAAAGAATGAGATAAATACGGAAACTTCTTCTTAGATTTGGCTTCGTAATGATAAGAAACAGAAAAATGGGACATTTCTACAATCTTTGAGTAAAGCAATTAATCTATTTCTTTGTCACACCAATTCTCATAAGAGCAACATAAGCCAAGAACCTATAACCAAAAAACATAACAGCCAATGCAACCATTGAGATTCCTTTACCTCCAAGCCCTATAGTCTTTATTGTAGGAAAATCTTCAATCAGGCACGTCGCGTTTATGCCACATGAATACGTTTCCCCTGGACTATACTGGGACCCCAACAAGAGCTTGTACGTGTACTGGCTAATTGATAAGTACTTTATCCAGGAAATGAACCACGGGACATGCTGAACAAAGTACCCTCCAGCTAAGGTGAACGATAGAATGATGACTGAACCGAGTACAGTGGCTGATTCTTGGTCCATGATCATTGCACCTAGAGCTAGTCCGAGGCCTTGGGAGACTAATACATTGTATAGGAGGCTAAATAAGGTAGAGAAAAAGTTCCAAGCGGATGGTTTTAGGCCAGTCATCCAGTATGTTATAACGGTGAAAATAGTTGGAAGGACTAGCTCCATTGGAAGGTCACCTACAGTCCTAGCCATAAAGTACGCGGAGAGTCTGTACATGCCTGATGATCTTTCTTTCTCCAACATCATCCTCTCTTGTGGGAAGGTAAAAATAGCTTGGAACATTGGAAAAAATGCCCAGAAATCAGTGTAGAAGAACATTAGCCCAACCTACACCAGTTAACAAATGTGATTAATTTGACTTCTAATTATTACATTGTAAAAGAGTTTTTTACACTATCAGATcatctaattaaaaataattacatgtCTAATTATTTCATTAACGAGGAGAAGTATCGATTACCTGATCTTGAATGTTGTTAGATTTCCACCATAACAATCCACACAAGAAAGCCACAACCAAGACTTCTCCAACCTTGAGACTAGAGAAAGACTCGTGTTTTCGTTCTTTCATCCCTCTTCTCAATAACACTGAGAATTGCTGCCACCATGTATTCGACCATTGATTAGATTTCTTCTCATGTAATTTCTCCACAACCTGATGAATGTCAGATTCTTGCAATTGCTCCTTCAAGTTCTCCACTAGATTCGTTTTGAAAGCAGTTACCAAAGTTTTCTTGATTGATGTTGGATCTTCTATAGGAGCATCTAATAGTACGCGAGGATCGTCTGATAGTATACCTAACATATTAAATCACATCAGTTTAGTAGTCATCATACTGTTTGCCTATAAGATAACATACATCATGAGCGTCTCAGCACAACACGATAGGATAATGttagtggcagagtggccttgcttcCATGTTCCATGATATTTGGCCCTTTGTCACACTGATTcgtaaaagaaaacaaaaagtcTTCATACATGAAATTACTATCTATATACAGATGAAACATACCATTTGAAAGATCCAACAAGAAGTCTGAGGGGTTCATAGCAACTAGTGGGGAAAATCCGATGCCTGAAAAATATCCCATCGCATCTTCTCCCCTGCCAAAATACAGGGGATTTCCTTCAGATATCAGCAACACTTTTTTGAACAGGTAAAACAGCCTACTCGAAGGTTGATGTATCGTCAGCACAACCGTCCTGCCACCTTTTGCTAAATCCCTTAAAGTCGACACAATCCTTAAAGCTGTAGTAGAATCAAGCCCTGATGTTGGTTCATCCAAGAACAACAAACTCGGATTAATAAGCATTTCTTGTCCAATACTTACCCTTTTCCTCTCCCCACCGGATATACCTCTCAAAAACGGACCTCCAATGATAATATCCTTGCATTTTGTTAAACCAAGTTGAGTTATAATCGCTTCAGCATGATCGTTTTTTTCCTCAACCGTAAAAGTTTTAGGCAAACGAAGGAGAGCAGTGAACACGAGAGTTTCAAACACTGTAAGGTGAGGATAAAGAACATCATCTTGAGTAACAAAGCCGGTGTTACGATTCATGACATTGGAAAATGGCTTGTCATTGTATGTTATAGCGCCTTTGAGATGTCCATTGACAAGCCTGCCTCCAAGTCCTGTTAGCAGAGTTGTTTTTCCACTTCCTGAAGGGCCTAATATCGCCAGCATTTCACTCGGAAACACGATCCCCGAGACACCCTTCAAGattattttctcttcatttGATTCAGGGGAATTCTTGAAACACCTTTCTTTCATGAGCTTAATCTTGTAAACAACATTCTCAAACTGCAACATCACCCAAACCATTATATATAGCATCTTCGAGGATAATATTGACAAATTACTCTTTAATTAATGTCATTAACTAACTTTCTTAAAGGGTGTATCATAACTcgaaaattcatttattttgaatGAAGAGAGTAATAGATAATCACATGTGAAATATCACCAACAATTACTATAATGGAGTAATAAGTATTTCTTCAGGTCTTTTCGAGCCCAATTTACTTTTGTTAGAGAGCACTTTACTCCTAACATGAAACTTCCCGAGTGACATCAAgtagaaaacaaaacaaaaaatcagatgaaatattttaaagaattacCTTAAGTGTGACGGGACGATTAATGTTGTTAAAAATAACTTCAATTTTAGAATGATCAGTGTGTTGATTCTGTTGTTGGGACAGTATATTCTCCATCTTTAATTTTTCCATGTTTAAAACTCTTGTTCTTTTTCTACTTTAACTACTACTTGGGGCTCTCTATTTAATAGACTTTAAAATCAAGACTTCTTTGATGACTTCTTTTTTCTCTCCTAAATTCTTGGGAATACATAAGGACTGATTGATATGTAGAAGCAATCGAGAGTAATTAAGACTAGTTTACTAAGCGAATCATTAATAGTTCAGTTGATTGATTATCTAAATTTTTACTTCATTGGAGTGGTTCCGTCTCATTTTCAGTCGTTTTAGCTCAAAGAAATTACTCACAAAATAATTGTCACTTTTAGGAATTGAAGACCAAAGTTCATGACAATTATTTCCAACTACTCAAGCTTAACATTAAAGAAGTGTGCACAATAGTAGTAGCAATGATATTAGTGATGCACACAAATGCATAGATAACCTTATTTTGGAAGGAGACTCTTTGTTGAACAAACTTCTGTTGCAAAGTACTTACTTTCTTCTAATAAAGTTATGCTTATCAGCCACTTAATTATATCtccttatatttatattttttgatgaaGAATCTGCTTAGTACTCCCTCTGTTTTAATTAATGTGACAAAGTTGAAATAGGCATAGATGCTAGTGGCATAATTAGGATTATATTAACAagattcaaattataaaaatgtaaaCATATAAGAAACTAAGGGAATTCTTgaactttatatattttaactTAAACCACTTTGCAATACATTAGCTCCGCCTATAACGGGAGCACGttgtttaaaaaaaagattaaaaaaaataaagctaTAATCATAATTATGTCATAACAATTGTATGATTATAAAAAACGAATTAAGAGGGATAAAATCTTTAGCTTTAGATAACCAATTATATGATGTTCTTTTCACTCTTGAAGTAAGAAATCTCTTTGACTGTTTTTTTCTCTTAGTGAGTTCTTTCTCACGTTGGTCACCAAACTGAACATATTTTACTATTTGTAGATAATTTTATGATTAATTATGTTTAAATTAAAAAGCATAAGAAGTTGACACAAATATAGAGTTTTACTTGCAATTTAATTTCTCTATCATCGTAGAATAACTATGTTTGGCCCAGTTCGCACACACCTAAACCTATTCAATTGGGTACTTGCTATCCTTCCAACCCGTGTAAGTACTAGATAACACTGCCTAAAGGTTTAGGCAGTACTTGGAGAGAACTTAAATGAGTGTTTTATTGTCTCTGCTAGATGAATTAACCTTAACCACCAAGATTTTCACCCCTTAATGGGCAAATAGGCCATACCTCAATCTCTATTGGAATTTGAACCTTTACCGTCGAGGTTTCACCACTTCGTTGTGTCTACATTTACTTGGGAGTAGTTAAGCAAAAGATAAAACAATGTAGTACTAGTAAATGTTTCCCAAACTTTAGATATATAGTCTAGAAACCAAATAGAGTTGGATAAATTGCATGTTCTTTGTATAACACCCTAACAAATAAAGAATTTAGTGGCAATTATTTAACGACAATAATATAATTGCCGCTATATTATATTTagcaacaataataaatatagtTATTTATAGCCAACACTTTATATGAATATTGTTAAAGACTTTAGCGATTCTAGATGTAATGACATGAACTCAATTGCCATTAAATGTTTTTGCGGCCATAAATATTATAGCTAAAAGGAAAATCTATTGTCATTAAATGTctcttttgttgttgttgtaacatGGCTAGCATATCTCAGAAGAAAACAAACCAAAATTGCAAATGGAACACTTCCTACAATCTTCGAGTAAATCAAAATCTATTTCTTTGTCACACCAATCCTCATAAGAGCAACATAAGCCAAGAACCTATAACCCAAGAGCATAACAGCCAATGCAACCATTGAGATGCCTTTACCTCCAAGCCCTATAGGCTTTATGGAAGGAAAATCTTCAATCAGACAGGTTGCGTTTATGCCACATGAATACGTTTCCCCCGGACTATACTGGGACACCAACAAAAGCTTGTACGCATACTGGCTTATTGATACGTACTTTATCCAGGCAATGAAC
This sequence is a window from Solanum dulcamara chromosome 10, daSolDulc1.2, whole genome shotgun sequence. Protein-coding genes within it:
- the LOC129870977 gene encoding ABC transporter G family member 9-like — translated: MEKLKMENILSQQQNQHTDHSKIEVIFNNINRPVTLKFENVVYKIKLMKERCFKNSPESNEEKIILKGVSGIVFPSEMLAILGPSGSGKTTLLTGLGGRLVNGHLKGAITYNDKPFSNVMNRNTGFVTQDDVLYPHLTVFETLVFTALLRLPKTFTVEEKNDHAEAIITQLGLTKCKDIIIGGPFLRGISGGERKRVSIGQEMLINPSLLFLDEPTSGLDSTTALRIVSTLRDLAKGGRTVVLTIHQPSSRLFYLFKKVLLISEGNPLYFGRGEDAMGYFSGIGFSPLVAMNPSDFLLDLSNGILSDDPRVLLDAPIEDPTSIKKTLVTAFKTNLVENLKEQLQESDIHQVVEKLHEKKSNQWSNTWWQQFSVLLRRGMKERKHESFSSLKVGEVLVVAFLCGLLWWKSNNIQDQVGLMFFYTDFWAFFPMFQAIFTFPQERMMLEKERSSGMYRLSAYFMARTVGDLPMELVLPTIFTVITYWMTGLKPSAWNFFSTLFSLLYNVLVSQGLGLALGAMIMDQESATVLGSVIILSFTLAGGYFVQHVPWFISWIKYLSISQYTYKLLLGSQYSPGETYSCGINATCLIEDFPTIKTIGLGGKGISMVALAVMFFGYRFLAYVALMRIGVTKK